GAATCCAGCAGCCGGTCCTTTTCAGACCGTTCGTTCCACTTGCCTCTACGCTCAGCAGGCATAGCGGGCCAATTCGCACAACTGGAAAGACTTTGGTCACCGCCTTGTGCTAGAAAGTTCGAAACGTCACCATCGGTAAGAATTCATGCGTGCCCAGCCTTCCCACTCCCGACAGGATCAGCCCAAGCCATCAAGACGCCTGCGTCCCGTGCTGCTTGCATCTGGCTTTCTGGCGCTGGCCATCGGGGCCTTTGCCTTGACCCTGACGGGTCCTTGGATCTGGCTGGGAGCAAGCCTCTGGGCGCTGGCTGGGATGATTTTCATTGTGCATCTGGTCGGCGCAGTGGGCAATCCAACACGACAACCGGACAAGGAAGCCCATCTTCAGCAGCAATTGAAGGAAATCGACCTACAATGCGAGCATTTGCAGGACCAGAATTGGGAATTGCGTGAGGCGGAGCAGAAATATCGCACCCTGCTGGATCGGCAGGACGATATCCTGCTGCATCTCGATGACAACGGGCATATTCGCTATGCCAATGATGCTTTTGAGCGGTATTTTGAGGCCAATCTCAGCCATTCACCGTTTCTTCCCGATCCCGCCAGCGGCCAATTGGTGACCGACGAGGGGGATGACCCTCACACCGGGGGACGGCATGAAGGGGAACCCTTATGGGAGCGGCAAATGCCGACCAAACAGGGCGACACCTGGTTCCGCTGGACCGAAACCCTGATGCGCACCAATTTGCGTCAAGGGGGTGGAGACGGATTGCGCCTGCTGATTGCCCGCGACATCACCGCCTACAAACGGATGGAAGCTGCGAGCGAGGCCAAGTCGCGCTTTCTGGCGACCATCAGTCACGAAATGCGTACCCCGCTGAATGGCATTATCGGCATGGCCAATCTGCTGGATTCGACACCATTGTCTGCCGAGCAAAGCAATTACAATCAGGCTCTGCGTCAATCGGGTACCGCATTGCTGGCGCTGGTCAATGATGTGCTGGATCTGTCGCGGATCGAGGCGGGAAAGCTCACCTTGCGGTCTGAATGGACCTCGCCGGCCCGGCTGATGGAGGACGTGCTGGAGCTGCTGGCTCCGGATGCGCAGGAGAAGGGCTTGTCGGTCGCTTCCTGGGTCGGACAATCGGTGCCCGACAAGATGCTGATCGACCCGGTGCGGGTGCGGCAGATATTGGTTAATCTGCTTGGCAATGCGATCAAGTTCACGAACGAGGGCGCAATCAACCTGTCGCTCGACTGCGAAGGTCCCTTGTTGGACGGGGAGCAGGCAACGCTGCTTTTGTCGGTCCGCGATACCGGCCCCGGCATCAGTGAGTCCATGATTTCACGGCTGTTCGAGGAATTCGAGCAGGCGGATCAGTCCACCACCCGCCCCCATGACGGAGCGGGGCTGGGTCTGGCGATTTCCCGACGTCTGGCCCGGTTGATGGACGGTGATATTGATCTGGTCAGTAGGGTCGGCAAAGGATCCACCTTCACCCTGCGGCTGAAGGGTGATTGGCTGACAGGCGACGAACAGGATGCGGTCACCACGGACACCGGCGATGGTCACCCCCCTGTTGCGCCGCAGGAGGCGGTGTCTCTGCGCGGCCATCAATTGGTCGGCATTGACCTGACACAGGCCGACAGCCGTGCGCTCTATGCCTATTGTCAGGACTGGGGCATCGAT
This DNA window, taken from Cohaesibacter intestini, encodes the following:
- a CDS encoding PAS domain-containing hybrid sensor histidine kinase/response regulator, producing MRAQPSHSRQDQPKPSRRLRPVLLASGFLALAIGAFALTLTGPWIWLGASLWALAGMIFIVHLVGAVGNPTRQPDKEAHLQQQLKEIDLQCEHLQDQNWELREAEQKYRTLLDRQDDILLHLDDNGHIRYANDAFERYFEANLSHSPFLPDPASGQLVTDEGDDPHTGGRHEGEPLWERQMPTKQGDTWFRWTETLMRTNLRQGGGDGLRLLIARDITAYKRMEAASEAKSRFLATISHEMRTPLNGIIGMANLLDSTPLSAEQSNYNQALRQSGTALLALVNDVLDLSRIEAGKLTLRSEWTSPARLMEDVLELLAPDAQEKGLSVASWVGQSVPDKMLIDPVRVRQILVNLLGNAIKFTNEGAINLSLDCEGPLLDGEQATLLLSVRDTGPGISESMISRLFEEFEQADQSTTRPHDGAGLGLAISRRLARLMDGDIDLVSRVGKGSTFTLRLKGDWLTGDEQDAVTTDTGDGHPPVAPQEAVSLRGHQLVGIDLTQADSRALYAYCQDWGIDFHPFSLEDWQQTGTGMTPDHLLINGAEPDKVACILAGFDPLRGGSLTRPLPQSRIILLEPGERRVIPQMRDSGITAYLVKPVRQSSLYQSLLGHPALRAHPDFPDQTDQTKRTDQAGGEETLAPPAAAAHILLVEDNEINALLASTALQKAGMTISMAKSGEAALELYASGAQFDLALLDLHMPDMDGITLFDALECRDAALGRSIPKLAFTADALEETRQQCLNHGFGDFIVKPVEPDTLVEIIRKSLGQGGSRHNSVL